The DNA segment AAGCTTTTGGAATTTATGTTTTGCGTAAAGCTGAAGTTATTATCGCCGATTTGGGATAAATTTAGTGGATATTCGAAAAATGCGTCTTTAGTGCGGATCTGCAGATAGGGCTTTACGCTCACCATCTCGTTTTTGCTCTCTCCCTGCCTGACGTGGATGATGCCCTCGGTGCCCAGATATCGCGTCAGAGCCGCTCCGATAAAGATGACGATAAATGCCGCGTGCAGAACAAATGAGCCAAAACGGCGCCACATCTTTGCTTTTATGATTATGCCGAGCAGACAAAGCGCAAGCGCGCTCATAACGATCTCGTACCAAAGCGCCTCATAGACTAAAATTTTAGCCGTCGGAGTGTCGTAAATGCTCTCTAGAAAGGTTGCGACGCCGGCACCGGCGGCCAAAATGAAGAGCAACAAGAGCGCAAATTTATAAGATATAAAAAAATTTAATAAATTTAGCGCTCTCATTGACCCTCCGCAATTTTACATAATTATATCGTAAGTTTGTCCTGCATACAAAATAAACATCCTAAGAAGCAGCACGCCTATGACGCTAGCTAGCGCGCTCGCATAAAATGCAAACGGCGAATGCGCGACCTTTTTGCCGAGCATAAAATTTAAAACGAGCGGCACGCAAAAGCCTATGCCAACGACGCCTAGCCAAAACATTTTCGCATAAAATCCGCTCTTAAAGGCGATGCTGGCGGCTTTTTGCACGTCGCTGCCCGTTACTAGCGAAACGAAAATCATACCGATAAGTAAAATTTCCATCGCTAAAACCGGCCACTCGACGGCGTGTAAAATTTTAAGATCGCCGCCGTGCAAGTCTTCTTTAAAGAAAAATGCGGCTATTAAGCTTGAGCCCGCAATCCCCGCCGATAAGCCCGATGCCACGAAAAGCGCCGGCAAAACGGCGGTATTTAGGATAGGAAATCTAACTAAAACCGAGATCAAAAATCCCGTATAGGCGCAGATCGCAATCGCAAAAACAAGCGTGAGCGCAAGAAGCGGCAGGCGAAGCGCGTTTAAAATTTTCATCACAAGCGCAAAAAGCCCTTTTAAAAACGTAAATTTATGCGTCAAAAACTCCCCTAACTCGCTCTCAAGCGCGTAAAGACAGGCTACGAAGCTAAGCGGGATATAAACGCAAAGCGCCGCCACGCCCACGGACATAACCGAGGTGAAGTTGTAATTGATCAAAATTTTCCAAAAAAGTAGCGGCCGCTCCAAATCGGCTACGAGGCAAACCATACCGAGCAAAATAGTGACCAATGAAAGCAACGACGCAGCCTTAAACAGCGGCGTGCTTTCGGTTTGCTTTTTATAAAGCTTAACAAGGATCGCAACTACTAAAGCGCCGCCGCTCATACCCGCTAGCAAAAGATAAACTGCGATCGGCCAGCCCCACTCCACGCCGTGCGAGAAGGTCGCAGTGAAATTTATGGCTCCGTTCATATCACACCCCCAATCTAACCGCAGGAATATAGCGCAGGCTAGG comes from the Campylobacter rectus genome and includes:
- the nrfD gene encoding NrfD/PsrC family molybdoenzyme membrane anchor subunit; the encoded protein is MNGAINFTATFSHGVEWGWPIAVYLLLAGMSGGALVVAILVKLYKKQTESTPLFKAASLLSLVTILLGMVCLVADLERPLLFWKILINYNFTSVMSVGVAALCVYIPLSFVACLYALESELGEFLTHKFTFLKGLFALVMKILNALRLPLLALTLVFAIAICAYTGFLISVLVRFPILNTAVLPALFVASGLSAGIAGSSLIAAFFFKEDLHGGDLKILHAVEWPVLAMEILLIGMIFVSLVTGSDVQKAASIAFKSGFYAKMFWLGVVGIGFCVPLVLNFMLGKKVAHSPFAFYASALASVIGVLLLRMFILYAGQTYDIIM